Below is a window of Planococcus rifietoensis DNA.
CGGGCAAGCTGACGTCGGAAGAACTTGTGCTCATGTATAAAGAAAACATTTCACTGCGTGACAAGAATACAAGAGCCGTGCTTGAGATCAACCCCGACGCCTTGCTTATTGCCCAAGCGCTAGATTTCGAACGGAAGCATAGAGGGCCGCGCTCGAAACTGCACGGCATCCCTCTGCTCGTCAAAGACAATATGGACAGTGGCGATAAAATGCATACAAGTGCCGGTTCACTCGCCATGGCAGACCATTACGCGCTGCGCGATGCGAAAGTGGTGGAAAAACTGCGTGCGGCGGGTGCGATCATCCTCGGAAAAACCAATATGACCGAGTGGGCGAATTTCATGAGTGATAAAATGACCAACGGCTATAGTTCGCGCGGCGGCCAAGTGAAAAACCCATACGGCACATTCGATGTCGGCGGGTCGAGTTCAGGATCGGCGGCCGGAGTGGCTTCGAATCTGGCTACGGCTGCGGTCGGGACGGAAACTTCCGGTTCGATCATCAATCCGGCAGCGCAGAACAGCCTCGTCGGCATTAAGCCGACGATCGGCCTCATCAGCCGCGCAGGGATCATTCCTTTATCGCATACGCAAGACACTGCCGGGCCGCTTGCGCGCACAGTGGAAGATGCGGTTACGGTGTTTGCGGCTTTGGTCGGGACGGACCCGGATGACGAAATCACGCTGTTTGCTGAGCAGTTCAAGGGCTATGATTGGCAGCAGCATTTAAAACAAGACGGGTTATCTGGGGCTGTATTCGGTGTGGACCGCCAATTGTTCACGGATATTACGGAACAGCAATCTGCTGCATTCGAACAGGCCGTGGAGCAGCTGCGGGCACGCGGAGCCACAATCAAAGAAATCGATCTTGGCGCCGATCAGGAAGATCTCGGCTTTGCGGTGTTGCTCCACGAATTTAAATCAGACTTAAACGCCTATTTGGCGCGCTCGAATCCTAACCATCGGATCCGTTCAATGAGTGACATCATTTCATATAATGAAGCGCATGCGGAGCGGATGTTGAAATTCGGCCAGAATTTATTGGAGCAAGCCAATGGCATGAGCGGAAACTTGACGGAGAGGGAATACGTCGAGGCGCTTGAACGCAACCGTTTCCTGGCGGCTGAACAGGGCATGAATAAGCGCCTTGGGCAAGCCGGAGCAGATGCGCTTGTTCTGCCGCAGGATTTTGGCTGCAATATCGGTGCCGCTGCCGGGTTCCCTTCAATCACCGTGCCAGCAGGCTTGACGGAATCAGGCGAACCGTTCGGCATCACGTTTGCCGGGCAGGCATTTGATGAACCGAAGCTGATTGAATATGCTTATGCGTTTGAGCAAGCAGCAGCGGGGCGGAGGCGTCCCTCATAAAAAAATCCCCTTCCTTGGAATTTCATCCGAGGAAGGGGATTTTTCATTTGATCTGGCGCCATACATGTTCCAAGAAAATCTGCAGTTCGGCATCGTCCGTGCTTTGGCCTAAAGTAGTCAGCACGCTATTGACGATCGCTTTACGCGGATTTGGAGCTATAAGTTCATCGGCAAGAAATGCGATCATTTGCTGCAAGTCCGGATTTTTTTCAGCAGCGGCAAGCGCCTGCAATTGCTTTGAGCTGTCGGCTAAAGTTGGCGACTGACCGTTTTGCTCTAGCAGATGCTCGGATAAAAATCGCTTGCCGTCTTTTAATTGAGCCTGTACTGCTTGTTTCATGCGATGAACGATATAGACGGTCAGTTCATCAAGCGGCAGCTGCTGGCCGGTGCCGAGCCGCCAAACATGCATCAATTGCTGGAGCGCTCCGTTGGCCATCGCGGCATTTTCCAGTGCATAAGGACGCGCCTCTTCACCGAACATATCCACAATGCGGCTGCTCAGCCACTTGAGCTCCGCAATGTACTGGCTTTTCCCGAAAGCTTTCAATTCCTCGTCTTGTGAATAGAAGATGCTTTCGTAAAGGGAGAATAGGTTCTTCTCATGATTCATGCGGATGCGAATCGCTAATTGTCTCGCAAACAGGTCGGTGTCGGATGGAGATTCCCCGAAAGCGGCGGCGATGCGTTGTGCGCGGATATCTTCACTGATCGATTCCATCAAAGCGATCAGGCATTCCGATTTCGACGTGAAGTAATTATAAAAAGTTCCTTTGGAGATGCCGGCTTCATCCAGAATGTCCTGAATAGATGAAGCGTTATAGCCCTTCTGGATGAATAAGCGATGGGCGGCATGGACAATTTGCTGTTTTTTAGGATTCATAATATCCCCTTTTTGGACTGATAGTATAAAAAAAGCATACCGTCAAAAGCTGATGAAATCAATGTTTCGAACTTATAGACTGTTCTCAAGACGTCTTTCTTGTAAAAAATATACCGCGAGTATAAAATGTGTCAATAGAGTATAATCAGCCGAATTAAATCGGCGAGACGGAGGAAAGAAAGATGAAAGAAACAACGAAACCACCTTATGCAATCATCGCCATTTTGTTCACCGGAGCATTTGTGGCGATTTTCAACCAAACCCTTTTGAATATTGCACTCCCGGAAATCATGATCGACTTGAACGTAGACGCTGCGACAGCCCAATGGCTCGTCACAGGTTATATGCTCGTCAACGGTATCCTGATTCCGGCGAGCGCTTATTTGATCCAGCGTTATTCCAACCGGGCCATCTTTATTGTCGCGATGTCCTTGTTCTCACTCGGGACTTTGCTTGCCGCACTCGCCCCGACATTTGCTATCTTGTTGATCGGCCGTATGGTCCAGGCGTCAGGCGCTGCACTCATGATGCCTTTATTGATGAATGTCATGCTCGCCGCGTTTCCTGTCGAAAAAAGAGGGCAGGCGATGGGCGTCTTCGGGATGGTCATGGTCGTGGCGCCGGCGATCGGCCCGACGCTCTCAGGCTTTATCGTCCAAACCTACTCATGGAGAATCCTGTTCTTTATCGTATTGCCGGTCGCTTTGATTCCATTATTGCTCGGGATTTTCAAATTGAAAAACCTGACCTTTCAAAACCGTGAGCTGTCGCTTGATCCGTTGTCTCTCGTGCTATCGAGCCTTGGGTTCGGCGGCTTGCTTTACGGATTCAGTTCAGCTGGATCGCTCGGCTGGGAAAATCCGGCTGTTTATTTAACGATAGCGGTCGGCCTGTTGTCCTTAACAGCCTTTGCGTTCCGACAAATGAAGTTAAAAGAGCCGCTATTGGAACTGCGCGTCTATAAGCATCCGATGTTTGCATTGTCTTCGGTCATTTCAGTCACTTTGTCGATGGCAATGTTTTCGGCCATGATCCTCATGCCGATCTATATCCAGACCATTAAAGGCATCTCCCCGATTCAATCCGGTTTGATGATGCTGCCGGGAGCGCTCGTCATGGGAGTTATGTCTCCAATTACAGGCCGCATTTTTGACCGATACGGAGCTAAAGTGCTGGCATTGCCTGGCCTGGCACTGGTTGTCATCACTACCTATTTGTTCAGTAATTTAACACTGGATACGGGTTACTATGAAATTATGGCCATCTATACATTGCGCATGTTCGGCATTTCGATGGTCATGATGCCGGTCATGACGAACGGGCTCAACCAATTGCCGATGAAATTTTATCCGCACGGAACGGCCATCAACAATACTTTGCAACAGGTTTCCGGCGCAATTGGTTCAGCGTTTCTTGTCACTTTGATGAATACGCGCACCGAATCGACGGCACAAGAACTGGTTGCTTCGGGGACAAGCGCCCAGGAAGCGACCATTCCTGCCATGCTCGAAGGCATTAACTTCTCCTTTACGGTGTCGACTTACATCGCACTCGCTGCGTTTCTGTTGGCGTTATTCATTAAAAAGCCCGACCAGAGAGCGACAGAAAGACAAAAAGAACGCGTTTATAAACAACGCTATGCAGAATGACAAGAGGCGGCTCCTTCTAAAAAAGGAACCGCCTTTTCATTTGCCGAAAAAGGCGGCAAAGAGCCGGATATGGTACACTTAAGGCATCGAAAAGAAGGTGGAATGACACATGAATTTTATAAAAGAACTAAGTCCTGTCTGGCAGGATAAATGGAAACAAACCGGCTTTACCGAAGCGATGCCGATCCAGGAACAGATGATTCCGGAAATGCTCTCAGGAAACGACATCGTAGCGGAATCTCCGACCGGTTCGGGGAAAACACTGGCTTACCTGTTGCCGATCTTGGAACGCGTCGATCCGAAAAAACCGAATACACAAGCGATGATCATCGCGCCTTCACAAGAGCTCGCGATGCAAATCGTCAACGTCTTGCGTGAATGGACAACGGGGACGGATGTCACAGTCACGCCGTTGATCGGCGGCGCGAATATCCAGCGCCAATTGGACAAGTTGAAGAAAAAACCGACGATCGTCGTCGGCACCCCGGGACGCTTGAATGAATTGGTCAAGACCAAGAAACTCAAGATGCACGAGGTGCGCATCATGGTTCTTGATGAAGGCGACCAATTGATGGCCCGGGAACACCGCGGCATCATGAAGGACCTCATTGAAAGAACGCAGCAGGATCGCCAGCTTGTGTTGGTATCGGCGACCATTACAGAGGAAATCGAATTGGTCGCAGAGCGCCTGATGAAGCAGCCGACAAGATTGCAAGTATCGGCTGAACAGTTGCCGAAACAAGGAAAAGTGACGCATTCGTTCATTAAAGTCGATGAACGCGACAAGACCGACTTGCTTCGCAGCCTATCGCATATGACAGGCGTAAAAGCACTTGCATTCGTCAATAATCTCGACCAAGTGTTGATGAAGGAAAGTAAGTTGAAATT
It encodes the following:
- a CDS encoding DEAD/DEAH box helicase, encoding MNFIKELSPVWQDKWKQTGFTEAMPIQEQMIPEMLSGNDIVAESPTGSGKTLAYLLPILERVDPKKPNTQAMIIAPSQELAMQIVNVLREWTTGTDVTVTPLIGGANIQRQLDKLKKKPTIVVGTPGRLNELVKTKKLKMHEVRIMVLDEGDQLMAREHRGIMKDLIERTQQDRQLVLVSATITEEIELVAERLMKQPTRLQVSAEQLPKQGKVTHSFIKVDERDKTDLLRSLSHMTGVKALAFVNNLDQVLMKESKLKFRDAKIATLHSEMKKEERKKALDDFRKGDTAVLIATEVAARGLDIDQLTHVIHVDAPMTVEQYLHRSGRTGRAGADGEVLTLLAYADEKHYKKLTKELPNKPVQKIMHGGELMEGNSKTMTAKGKK
- a CDS encoding MDR family MFS transporter, whose protein sequence is MKETTKPPYAIIAILFTGAFVAIFNQTLLNIALPEIMIDLNVDAATAQWLVTGYMLVNGILIPASAYLIQRYSNRAIFIVAMSLFSLGTLLAALAPTFAILLIGRMVQASGAALMMPLLMNVMLAAFPVEKRGQAMGVFGMVMVVAPAIGPTLSGFIVQTYSWRILFFIVLPVALIPLLLGIFKLKNLTFQNRELSLDPLSLVLSSLGFGGLLYGFSSAGSLGWENPAVYLTIAVGLLSLTAFAFRQMKLKEPLLELRVYKHPMFALSSVISVTLSMAMFSAMILMPIYIQTIKGISPIQSGLMMLPGALVMGVMSPITGRIFDRYGAKVLALPGLALVVITTYLFSNLTLDTGYYEIMAIYTLRMFGISMVMMPVMTNGLNQLPMKFYPHGTAINNTLQQVSGAIGSAFLVTLMNTRTESTAQELVASGTSAQEATIPAMLEGINFSFTVSTYIALAAFLLALFIKKPDQRATERQKERVYKQRYAE
- a CDS encoding TetR/AcrR family transcriptional regulator is translated as MNPKKQQIVHAAHRLFIQKGYNASSIQDILDEAGISKGTFYNYFTSKSECLIALMESISEDIRAQRIAAAFGESPSDTDLFARQLAIRIRMNHEKNLFSLYESIFYSQDEELKAFGKSQYIAELKWLSSRIVDMFGEEARPYALENAAMANGALQQLMHVWRLGTGQQLPLDELTVYIVHRMKQAVQAQLKDGKRFLSEHLLEQNGQSPTLADSSKQLQALAAAEKNPDLQQMIAFLADELIAPNPRKAIVNSVLTTLGQSTDDAELQIFLEHVWRQIK
- a CDS encoding amidase family protein → MHHQKLEDYRKNKLDEMTIAQLQKEMETGKLTSEELVLMYKENISLRDKNTRAVLEINPDALLIAQALDFERKHRGPRSKLHGIPLLVKDNMDSGDKMHTSAGSLAMADHYALRDAKVVEKLRAAGAIILGKTNMTEWANFMSDKMTNGYSSRGGQVKNPYGTFDVGGSSSGSAAGVASNLATAAVGTETSGSIINPAAQNSLVGIKPTIGLISRAGIIPLSHTQDTAGPLARTVEDAVTVFAALVGTDPDDEITLFAEQFKGYDWQQHLKQDGLSGAVFGVDRQLFTDITEQQSAAFEQAVEQLRARGATIKEIDLGADQEDLGFAVLLHEFKSDLNAYLARSNPNHRIRSMSDIISYNEAHAERMLKFGQNLLEQANGMSGNLTEREYVEALERNRFLAAEQGMNKRLGQAGADALVLPQDFGCNIGAAAGFPSITVPAGLTESGEPFGITFAGQAFDEPKLIEYAYAFEQAAAGRRRPS